One segment of Panicum virgatum strain AP13 chromosome 3K, P.virgatum_v5, whole genome shotgun sequence DNA contains the following:
- the LOC120697479 gene encoding serine/threonine-protein phosphatase PP1-like, which translates to MMMTRAPMGPMEGAAVDEVVRRLVEGGRGGRQVQLSEAEIRQLCVEGKRVLLSQPNLLRIHAPVKICGDIHGQFVDLLRLFDLGGYPPTSTYVFLGDYVDRGKQSLETICLLLAYKIRYPEKIFLLRGNHEDAKINRVYGFYDECKRRFNVRLWKIFSDCFNCLPIAAVIDDKILCMHGGLSPELTSLDQIKDIERPAEIPDYGLLCDLLWSDPSPDGEGWGESDRGVSCTFGADKLVEFLEKNDLDLICRAHQVVEDGYEFFAQRRLVTIFSAPNYCGEFDNVGALLSIDESLMCSFQILKPTDTGPPHARKQIPNKPARG; encoded by the exons atgatgatgacgcGGGCCCCGATGGGGCCGAtggagggcgcggcggtggacgaggtggtgcggcggctcgtggagggcggccgcggcgggcgccaGGTGCAGCTGTCGGAGGCGGAGATCCGGCAGCTCTGCGTCGAGGGCAAGCGGGTGCTCCTCTCCCAGCCCAACCTGCTCCGAATCCATGCCCCCGTCAAGATCTGCG GTGATATTCATGGCCAGTTTGTGGACCTTCTGAGACTGTTTGATTTGGGTGGCTATCCTCCAACTTCAACTTATGTATTCCTAGGAGATTATGTCGATAGAGGCAAACAGAGCTTGGAAACTATATGCTTGCTGCTGGCATACAAAATCAGGTACCCGGAAAAGATTTTCCTGTTGAGAGGGAACCATGAAGATGCGAAAATCAACAGAGTATATGGTTTCTACGATGAGTGCAAGAGGAGGTTCAATGTCCGGCTGTGGAAGATATTCTCGGATTGCTTCAACTGCCTGCCTATTGCAGCAGTCATTGATGACAAGATACTGTGCATGCATGGTGGTCTCTCACCTGAATTGACTAGTTTGGACCAGATAAAGGATATCGAGAGGCCAGCTGAGATTCCTGATTATGGTCTCCTCTGTGATTTGCTTTGGTCTGATCCTAGCCCAGATGGAGAAGGATGGGGGGAGAGTGACAGAGGTGTTTCATGTACGTTTGGTGCAGATAAGCTTGTAGAGTTTTTAGAGAAGAATGATCTCGATCTTATTTGCCGAGCTCATCAG GTGGTTGAAGATGGCTATGAGTTCTTCGCACAACGGCGATTAGTGACAATCTTCTCTGCTCCGAATTATTGTGGAGAATTCGATAATGTGGGTGCTCTATTGAGCATAGATGAGAGCCTAATGTGTTCATTTCAGATCCTGAAGCCAACTGATACGGGTCCACCACATGCTAGAAAACAAattcccaataag CCAGCCAGAGGTTGA
- the LOC120697478 gene encoding kinesin-like protein KIN-13A, translating to MGDSGDAVMARWLQSAGLQHLAASSAAGGSGGDYRGGMAGLGGAGAGSMLPSLLMQGYGPQSIEEKQRLYTLLRSLNFNGESAPGSMSEPYTPTSQSFGGGNPVEGLYSPELRGDLGAGLLDLHAMDDTELLSEDVASEPFEPSPFMPKEIDDDEEDLTSGSQQVPVDNYGLVTSEKESTARENNVAKIKVVVRKRPLNRKELSRKEEDIITVHDSSFLTVYEPKLKVDLTAYVEKHEFCFDAVLDEHVSNDEVYRETVEPIIPIIFQRTKATCFAYGQTGSGKTYTMQPLPLRAAQDMVRLLHQPVYRNQNFKLWLSYFEIYGGKLFDLLSDRRHLLMREDGKKQVCIVGLQEFEVSDVQIVKEYIERGNAARSTGSTGANEESSRSHAILQLAVKKHTIVKDTRRQRDRDANEAKNTKAVGKISFIDLAGSERGADTTDNDRQTRIEGAEINKSLLALKECIRALDNDQIHIPFRGSKLTEVLRDSFVGNSRTVMISCISPNAGSCEHTLNTLRYADRVKSLSKSGNTRKEQSTGPTNTSSRESSSAPSYPLPAEAEEFPNQNQEKRPAATHRKVTETFTSIPSVEPDRNSFGMIPSYSNRGREENGAASGFNDRERYDLKSSQTGYTSKAQNSANTQEEEKVTKVSPPRRKASREDKSDKQSNYAKKDNGSETGRAGYKMQQAKQPQQQQRPPSASASSRQSEKESSCDDVEIDAILEEEEALIAAHRKEIENTMEIVREEMNLLAEVDQPGSLIDNYVTQLSFLLSRKAAGLVSLQARLARFQHRLKEQEILSRKKPSR from the exons ATGGGTGATTCAGGTGACGCCGTCATGGCGCGGTGGCTGCAGTCCGCGGGGCTGCAGCACCTCgcggcgtcctccgccgccggtggcagcggcggcgactacCGCGGTGGCATGGCTGGACTTGGGGGCGCCGGCGCTGGAAGCATGCTGCCCAGCCTTCTCATGCAG GGTTATGGGCCACAATCAATTGAAGAAAAGCAGAGACTTTATACGCTTCTGAGAAGCCTAAATTTTAATGGAGAGTCAGCACCCGGATCAATGTCTGAGCCCTACACACCAACGTCTCAGAGCTTTGGTGGTGGAAACCCTGTAGAGGGTTTGTATTCACCCGAACTTAGAGGTGACCTTGGAGCTGGCCTTCTAGACCTTCACGCTATGGATGACACTGAGCTGCTGTCTGAG GATGTAGCATCAGAACCATTCGAGCCTTCGCCCTTTATGCCAAAGGAaattgatgatgatgaggaggatCTGACATCAGGGAGCCAGCAAGTCCCAGTAGATAATTATGGTTTGGTGACCAGTGAAAAAGAGAGCACAGCTAGAGAAAATAATGTAGCAAAGATTAAAGTAGTG GTAAGGAAGAGGCCTTTGAACAGAAAGGAACTATCTCGAAAGGAAGAAGATATCATAACTGTGCATGATTCATCATTTTTGACAGTTTATGAGCCTAAGCTAAAG GTGGACTTAACAGCTTATGTAGAGAAGCATGAGTTTTGTTTTGATGCTGTCCTGGATGAACATGTTTCGAATGATGAG GTGTACCGTGAAACAGTGGAACCCATAATTCCAATTATATTTCAGAGAACGAAAGCAACATGTTTTGCTTATGGCCAAACAG GCAGTGGCAAGACGTACACAATGCAGCCTTTGCCTCTCAGAGCTGCGCAAGACATGGTTCGTCTTTTACATCAACCTGTCTATCGGAATCAGAATTTTAAGTTGTGGCTTAGCTATTTCGAAATATATGGTGGGAAGCTCTTTGATCTTCTATCAGACAGAAG GCACCTACTGATGAGGGAAGATGGCAAGAAACAAGTTTGCATTGTTGGCCTGCAGGAATTTGAGGTCTCTGATGTCCAGATTGTCAAGGAATATATTGAGCGAGGAAATGCAGCAAGGAGCACAGGGTCAACGGGGGCAAATGAAGAATCATCAAGGTCACATGCTATTCTGCAACTGGCTGTGAAGAAGCACACCATTGTCAAAGATACCAGGAGACAGAGAGACCGCGATGCTAATGAAGCTAAAAACACAAAGGCTGTGGGAAAAATATCGTTTATTGATCTTGCTGGTAGTGAGCGTGGTGCTGATACTACAGACAATGATAGGCAGACAAG GATTGAGGGAGCAGAGATAAATAAGAGTCTGCTAGCTCTGAAAGAATGCATTCGAGCTCTTGATAATGATCAGATACACATTCCTTTTAGAGGAAGCAAGCTTACTGAGGTTCTTCGTGACTCATTTGTTGGTAACTCTAGGACAGTGATGATTTCTTGCATCTCACCAAATGCAGGTTCATGTGAGCACACACTGAATACCTTGAGATATGCTGATAG GGTCAAAAGTCTTTCAAAGAGTGGAAACACACGAAAAGAACAGTCTACAGGGCCAACTAATACTTCTAGTAGGGAGTCTTCTTCAGCTCCATCATATCCATTGCCTGCTGAAGCTGAAGAATTTCCTAATCAGAATCAAGAGAAGAGACCTGCTGCTACCCATAGGAAGGTCACTGAAACTTTTACATCCATCCCTTCTGTGGAGCCAGATAGAAATTCCTTTGGTATGATTCCAAGTTATTCTAATAGAGGGAGAGAAGAAAATGGTGCAGCATCTGGTTTCAATGATAGGGAGAGGTATGATTTGAAGTCCAGCCAAACTGGTTACACTAGTAAGGCACAGAATTCAGCAAACACCCAAGAGGAGGAGAAAGTTACAAAAGTCTCTCCTCCTCGAAGAAAGGCATCTAGAGAAGACAAATCTGATAAGCAGAGCAACTATGCAAAAAAGGATAATGGGTCTGAGACAGGTCGGGCTGGGTATAAAATGCAGCAGGCAAAGCAACCACAACAGCAGCAAAGGCCACCATCTGCTTCAGCTTCCTCTAGGCAGTCTGAGAAGGAAAGTTCTTGTGATGATGTGGAAATTGATGCAATTCTTGAG GAAGAGGAGGCTCTCATTGCAGCTCACAGGAAAGAAATCGAGAATACAATGGAGATCGTGCGTGAA GAGATGAACCTTTTGGCAGAAGTTGATCAACCAGGTAGTCTTATTGACAATTATGTCACACAGCTGAGCTTTCTGCTCTCACGCAAGGCTGCGGGCCTGGTCAGCCTCCAAGCACGCTTGGCACGTTTCCAGCACCGCCTCAAAGAGCAAGAGATCCTTAGCCGCAAGAAACCTTCCAGATAA
- the LOC120697480 gene encoding U1 small nuclear ribonucleoprotein A-like → MSGEAPAVGGGGGEANGIPPNVTIYINNLNEKIKLDELKKSLNAVFSQFGKILDVLAFKTLKHKGQAWVVFEDVASATEAIKRMQDFPFYDKPMKIQYAKTKSDIVSKADGTFVPRERRKRVDEKPEKKQKREQHHDASQIGMGVHAYPGVYGAPQLTQLPVAGGQRVMMPEIIVPNNILFVQNLPHETTPMMLQMLFCQYPGFKEVRMVEAKPGIAFVEYGDEAQATAAMTHLQGFKISKENQMVITYAKK, encoded by the exons ATGAGCGGAGAGGCGCCGGccgtcggtggcggcggaggggaagcGAACGGCATCCCACCGAACGTCACCATCTACATCAACAATCTCAACGAGAAGATCAAGCTCGATG AACTTAAAAAGTCCCTCAACGCTGTTTTTTCCCAGTTTGGGAAGATTCTTGATGTGCTTGCTTTCAAGACTCTGAAGCATAAAGGCCAAGCATGGGTTGTTTTCGAAGATGTTGCATCAGCAACTGAGGCTATAAAGAGGATGCAAGACTTTCCCTTCTACGACAAACCTATG AAAATTCAATATGCCAAGACCAAATCAGATATTGTATCAAAAGCTGATGGCACCTTTGTCCCTCGAGAAAGAAGGAAGAGGGTTGATGAAAAAC CTGAAAAGAAGCAGAAGCGCGAGCAGCACCATGATGCTAGTCAAATTGGCATGGGTGTACATGCCTACCCTGGTGTTTATGGGGCTCCTCAG CTCACCCAGTTACCGGTAGCTGGAGGACAGAGAGTCATGATGCCAGAGATTATTGTACCAAACAACATCCTCTTCGTCCAAAATCTGCCACACGAGACAACCCCCATGATGCTGCAAATGCTCTTCTGCCAGTACCCTGGCTTCAAGGAGGTTCGGATGGTTGAGGCAAAGCCTGGGATCGCTTTTGTGGAGTATGGAGACGAGGCGCAGGCCACCGCTGCCATGACCCATCTTCAAGGCTTTAAGATTTCAAAAGAGAACCAGATGGTCATCACTTACGCGAAGAAGTAG